In one Candidatus Scalindua japonica genomic region, the following are encoded:
- a CDS encoding type IV pilin protein, protein MKRGELSKKNGFTLIEMLIVVIVLGILSAIIIPQIAVSTDDAKLNTLETNLTGCRKAIELYYYEHGSTYPGDAVPTTKPIDVTDTTEAFVAQLVRYTDAAGNIANAKTAVYKYGPYIKNGKLPTNPYNDKFDVVVDNTETDITVRDSSASDNGWLFYSKTGVFIAADGTAGIHDNL, encoded by the coding sequence ATGAAGAGGGGAGAATTAAGTAAAAAGAATGGTTTTACCCTGATAGAAATGCTTATTGTGGTAATAGTACTCGGTATATTATCAGCGATTATTATTCCACAGATTGCCGTTTCTACAGATGATGCCAAGCTTAACACGCTGGAGACCAATCTGACTGGATGTCGTAAGGCAATTGAGCTCTACTATTATGAGCATGGTTCCACCTATCCCGGAGACGCTGTACCTACAACGAAGCCGATAGATGTTACTGACACGACTGAAGCCTTTGTCGCTCAGCTTGTACGATATACGGATGCGGCTGGTAACATAGCAAATGCAAAAACTGCTGTGTATAAGTATGGACCATATATTAAGAATGGTAAATTGCCGACAAATCCATACAATGACAAATTTGATGTTGTTGTTGACAATACTGAAACTGACATTACGGTAAGAGACTCATCAGCGTCTGATAACGGCTGGCTGTTCTATTCGAAGACAGGTGTTTTTATTGCGGCTGACGGAACTGCCGGTATTCACGACAATCTGTAA
- a CDS encoding REP-associated tyrosine transposase: MSNYRRANAKGGTYFFTVVTYRRQEFLCDENVRTALRDGIRDVQTQHPLIIDGWVLLPDHLHCIWTLPEDDSNFGVRWAMIKRFITKQCGPDLRRDDWMNASKRKRNESTIWQRRFWEHMIRDEDDYNRHMNYIHYNPVKHGLVSSVNDWPYSTFHRCVKKGLYPPDWGGDGTDTNEASYGE; the protein is encoded by the coding sequence ATGTCGAATTACCGGCGTGCTAATGCAAAAGGAGGCACATATTTTTTTACTGTTGTGACGTATCGGCGACAAGAATTCTTATGCGATGAAAATGTTCGAACGGCGTTGCGTGACGGTATTCGTGATGTGCAAACACAACATCCACTGATCATTGACGGTTGGGTTTTGTTGCCGGATCACCTTCATTGTATATGGACGCTGCCGGAGGACGATTCAAACTTTGGTGTTCGCTGGGCTATGATAAAACGTTTCATAACAAAACAATGTGGTCCGGACTTACGCCGTGATGATTGGATGAATGCATCAAAACGGAAACGAAATGAATCCACAATTTGGCAAAGGAGATTCTGGGAGCATATGATCCGTGATGAAGATGATTATAATAGACATATGAATTATATACATTATAACCCGGTGAAGCATGGTTTGGTATCAAGTGTTAATGATTGGCCATATTCCACGTTTCACAGGTGTGTGAAGAAAGGACTATATCCACCGGATTGGGGTGGAGACGGAACAGATACAAACGAAGCGAGTTATGGTGAATGA
- a CDS encoding REP-associated tyrosine transposase gives MSNYRRANAKGGTYFFTVVTYRRQEFLCDENVRTALRDGIRDVQTKHPLIIDGWVLLPDHLHCIWTLPEDDSNFGVRWAMIKRFITKRCGPDLRRDDWMNASKRKRNESTIWQRRFWEHMIRNEDDYNRHMNYIHYNPVKHGLVTSVKDWPYSTFHRCVKKGLYLPDWGGDGTDANEASYGE, from the coding sequence ATGTCGAATTACCGGCGTGCTAATGCAAAAGGAGGCACATATTTTTTTACTGTTGTGACGTATCGGCGACAAGAATTCTTATGCGATGAAAATGTTCGAACGGCGTTGCGTGACGGTATTCGTGATGTGCAAACAAAACATCCACTGATCATTGATGGTTGGGTTTTGTTGCCGGATCACCTTCATTGTATATGGACGCTGCCGGAGGACGATTCAAACTTTGGTGTTCGCTGGGCTATGATAAAACGTTTCATAACAAAACGATGTGGTCCGGACTTACGCCGTGATGATTGGATGAATGCATCAAAACGGAAACGAAATGAATCCACGATTTGGCAAAGGAGATTCTGGGAGCATATGATCCGTAATGAAGATGATTATAATAGACATATGAATTATATACATTATAACCCGGTGAAGCATGGTTTGGTAACAAGTGTTAAGGATTGGCCATATTCCACGTTTCACAGGTGTGTGAAGAAAGGACTATATCTACCGGATTGGGGTGGAGACGGAACAGATGCAAACGAAGCGAGTTATGGTGAATGA
- a CDS encoding GspH/FimT family pseudopilin codes for MKRQFCDITVTSRRSAGFTLIEMLIVVMLMGITAAISLPAIHSTLTENRLKGAAYEVVTALEYAQLTAMSSGRGTRVVIVENQERIGVRQYTSNADFFTGGDELAENDVENGSYVLMPYPTKKGINYPILLTDENRFSGVDITVSDFNAGSQVDFNAQGAPTKGGSVTLALGGEQIVVTLDALTGKVTVN; via the coding sequence ATGAAAAGACAATTTTGTGACATAACGGTAACTTCCAGGCGGTCTGCAGGTTTTACGCTTATTGAAATGTTGATTGTAGTGATGCTTATGGGGATCACAGCAGCGATCAGTCTTCCCGCGATACACTCAACACTTACAGAAAACCGGCTTAAAGGTGCTGCTTATGAAGTCGTCACCGCACTGGAATACGCGCAGCTGACCGCTATGTCCTCCGGCAGAGGAACACGAGTGGTTATCGTGGAAAATCAAGAGCGTATTGGAGTAAGGCAGTACACATCAAATGCCGACTTTTTTACTGGTGGTGACGAACTGGCTGAAAATGATGTGGAAAATGGGTCGTATGTATTAATGCCATACCCTACTAAAAAAGGAATAAATTACCCCATTCTGCTGACGGATGAAAATCGCTTTAGCGGCGTTGACATCACCGTATCAGACTTTAATGCAGGCAGTCAGGTAGACTTCAACGCACAGGGAGCACCGACGAAAGGAGGCTCTGTCACACTTGCTTTAGGAGGTGAACAGATAGTCGTAACCCTCGACGCACTGACCGGAAAGGTCACGGTGAATTAG